The Acidobacteriota bacterium genome includes a window with the following:
- the rpsT gene encoding 30S ribosomal protein S20: MANHKSAEKRARQADRRNEANRRNRSRLRTEIKKLRAAIEAGNQEEAKSLLGGTVSLIDKSIQKGIIHQNAAARYKSRLTSSVNGMSV; the protein is encoded by the coding sequence ATGGCTAACCACAAATCAGCGGAGAAGCGCGCGCGGCAGGCGGACAGACGGAATGAAGCTAATCGCCGCAATCGCAGCCGGCTCCGCACCGAGATAAAGAAACTTCGCGCCGCAATCGAGGCGGGCAACCAAGAAGAGGCGAAGTCCCTGCTAGGCGGGACCGTATCGCTGATCGACAAGTCGATTCAAAAGGGGATCATTCACCAGAACGCCGCCGCCAGATACAAATCGCGGCTTACCTCCAGCGTGAACGGGATGTCTGTGTAG
- the ada gene encoding bifunctional DNA-binding transcriptional regulator/O6-methylguanine-DNA methyltransferase Ada, producing MSQAMPVNAKRNTYAGAQVEDDETFWQAVLQRDPRFDGTIFFAVRSTGIYCRPSCPARRPRREQVVFFRAPEAAESAGFRSCRRCRPRAAATTDPQAEMARRACSYIESHLDESPTLEDLSAHTGVSPYHLQRVFKRIVGITPRQYAGAFRLSRFKANVKKGETVTGAMYDAGYGSSSRLYERAPDQLGMTPADYRRGGKGVRINYTIAGCSLGRLLVAATGKGVCAIRLGDSDAALEADFLSEYPAADVHRDDETLSKWVAQLLSHINGQSPHLDLPLDVRATAFQWRVWEKLREIPYGSTRSYSDIARAMGRPTATRAVARACATNPVALAIPCHRVVREDKSLGGYRWGIERKQALLEHERSAVED from the coding sequence GTGAGCCAAGCGATGCCGGTAAACGCGAAACGAAACACTTATGCGGGCGCGCAGGTTGAAGACGACGAAACGTTCTGGCAAGCAGTGCTCCAGAGAGACCCACGCTTTGACGGGACGATCTTCTTCGCCGTGCGCTCAACCGGGATCTACTGCCGGCCCTCGTGCCCTGCGCGACGACCGCGCCGCGAACAAGTCGTTTTCTTTCGCGCTCCCGAAGCCGCCGAAAGCGCTGGCTTTCGTTCGTGCCGGCGTTGCCGTCCTCGCGCCGCCGCAACGACTGACCCTCAAGCCGAGATGGCTCGACGAGCCTGCAGCTACATTGAAAGTCACCTGGACGAGTCACCGACTCTAGAGGACCTGAGCGCGCACACCGGGGTGAGCCCTTATCATTTGCAGCGCGTCTTCAAACGCATAGTCGGAATCACGCCGCGTCAGTACGCAGGCGCATTCAGGCTCTCGCGATTCAAAGCGAATGTGAAGAAAGGAGAAACCGTGACTGGAGCGATGTACGATGCCGGCTACGGTTCGAGCAGCCGACTATACGAGCGCGCGCCCGATCAGCTTGGGATGACGCCCGCCGACTATCGCCGCGGCGGCAAAGGGGTGCGAATCAACTACACGATTGCCGGCTGCTCTTTGGGCCGGCTGCTCGTAGCGGCAACCGGGAAAGGTGTGTGTGCGATACGTCTCGGAGACTCCGACGCCGCGCTTGAAGCGGACTTCCTAAGCGAGTATCCCGCCGCCGATGTTCACCGCGACGACGAAACTCTGAGCAAGTGGGTTGCGCAACTCTTGAGTCACATCAATGGTCAATCTCCTCATCTGGATCTTCCTTTGGACGTGCGAGCGACCGCGTTTCAGTGGCGCGTGTGGGAAAAGCTGCGAGAGATTCCCTACGGAAGTACGCGCTCGTACAGCGACATTGCACGCGCTATGGGCCGTCCAACGGCAACCCGCGCCGTGGCTCGCGCTTGCGCGACGAATCCGGTCGCGTTGGCGATTCCCTGTCATCGAGTGGTTCGTGAAGATAAGAGCCTCGGCGGATATCGCTGGGGCATCGAGCGCAAGCAGGCGTTGCTTGAACACGAGCGCTCTGCCGTAGAAGATTGA
- a CDS encoding LiaF domain-containing protein, translating to MFCPKCGAEAGTTRFCRSCGTNLAVVSNALGEGEPSRLRTVALGGRTTLNLFHSSKLSNERDLDGHTAVSVFGGTRLDLTAAPFAVGETRISVISVFGGTEVFVPDDVAIRVTGVSVFGGVKVRGRELNNGIFSLNSYETPDYANAARRLHIDATTVFGEAKIKR from the coding sequence ATGTTCTGCCCAAAATGTGGCGCCGAAGCCGGTACCACCAGATTCTGCAGATCGTGCGGCACTAACCTGGCTGTCGTGTCGAACGCACTCGGGGAAGGTGAACCATCTCGCCTGCGCACCGTAGCCCTTGGCGGTAGAACGACACTGAATCTGTTTCACTCTTCGAAGCTGTCGAACGAAAGGGACCTCGACGGGCACACGGCCGTATCAGTTTTCGGCGGCACTAGGCTCGACCTGACCGCCGCGCCTTTCGCAGTCGGCGAGACGAGGATCAGTGTTATTTCAGTTTTCGGCGGGACAGAGGTGTTTGTTCCGGACGATGTAGCCATTCGCGTCACCGGGGTCTCAGTTTTTGGCGGAGTCAAAGTTCGAGGGCGTGAGTTGAACAACGGGATCTTCAGCCTGAACAGCTACGAGACGCCAGATTACGCTAATGCAGCGCGGCGCCTTCACATCGACGCGACGACAGTTTTCGGTGAAGCGAAGATCAAGAGATGA
- the holA gene encoding DNA polymerase III subunit delta produces the protein MSGRPRKKTSGRTYEDLRREVEDGRIEPLYLFVGEEQYLQERALRLLHDTVDETLRVFNLSAYSIGADNGTGTKTTAAMAFDTANQMPMMSTRRIVVVRDFDRIKEDEQEMVLTYLKHPAPTTTVVFQAVSPDKRRKLTTALTKSCAVVTFDLLDEARAARWAEDRLKRNGCTIEPGALRLLLGLVGTRLNRLVNELDKLYAYAGGGAITSAAVQELVPRAREHTSWELWDAINARDRKRAFKLMERLLDDSDALPILGSLASLYRRLLTGKELIDRGASAQEVTKATGQWSPAFFKKLRGTPRAELVHGLRRIAEVDNAIKNSEATPRLQMQYLVAELTLPPTTRP, from the coding sequence GTGAGCGGGCGCCCCAGGAAGAAAACCAGCGGACGTACGTACGAAGATCTTCGCCGTGAAGTTGAAGATGGGCGAATCGAACCCCTGTACCTGTTTGTCGGCGAAGAACAGTACCTTCAGGAGCGCGCGCTTCGACTGCTGCACGACACCGTTGACGAAACGCTCCGGGTGTTCAACCTGTCGGCATACTCTATAGGCGCGGACAACGGCACTGGCACAAAGACGACCGCGGCAATGGCGTTCGATACCGCTAACCAGATGCCGATGATGTCCACCCGCCGCATAGTGGTCGTTCGTGATTTCGACAGGATCAAAGAGGACGAGCAGGAGATGGTCCTCACCTATCTAAAGCATCCGGCGCCCACAACGACAGTAGTGTTTCAAGCCGTTTCGCCGGACAAACGTCGCAAGCTTACGACCGCGCTCACGAAGAGCTGCGCGGTTGTAACGTTTGATTTGCTTGACGAGGCTCGCGCTGCGCGGTGGGCCGAAGACCGCCTGAAGCGGAACGGATGCACTATCGAGCCGGGCGCGCTTCGACTATTGCTTGGGCTTGTAGGCACCCGGCTAAACCGGCTGGTGAACGAGCTCGACAAGCTTTACGCCTACGCGGGCGGCGGCGCGATCACCAGCGCAGCGGTTCAGGAACTTGTGCCGCGTGCCCGCGAACACACGAGCTGGGAGCTCTGGGACGCAATCAACGCGCGAGACCGCAAGCGCGCGTTCAAGCTTATGGAGCGCTTGCTGGACGATAGCGATGCGCTTCCCATACTCGGTTCGCTTGCCAGTCTTTATCGAAGGCTGCTGACAGGAAAGGAACTCATCGATCGGGGCGCGTCGGCGCAGGAGGTAACAAAAGCCACGGGGCAATGGAGCCCGGCTTTTTTCAAGAAATTGCGCGGCACGCCGCGCGCCGAGCTGGTCCACGGGCTTCGCCGCATCGCCGAAGTTGACAATGCGATAAAGAACTCCGAGGCGACGCCTCGGCTCCAGATGCAATATCTGGTCGCCGAACTGACTTTGCCCCCCACCACGAGGCCGTAG
- the egtD gene encoding L-histidine N(alpha)-methyltransferase encodes MPPNATSPADDRFTIHRLAEGGDSNAFASDVRAGLSAKAKSLSPKYFYDELGSRLFEAICFLPEYYLTRAEGEILRTSAGEIVAAVDGPARLLELGSGSAEKTRYLIEALLAKQPELHYLPVDISDSSLEIASQRLLRLYPGLRITAFAADYFTALQALARRVPADPNGRTVAVFLGSNIGNFGRDESREFLRAVRKLLRPQDALLLGADLKKSPEVLIPAYDDALGVTAAFNLNLLARINRELEGNFDVKKFQHSATYNDELGRIEIRLVSREPQIVRIRAIDLEVTFDKGETIRTENSYKFDLELLSVIARDTGFSLAKTWFDSGRLFSFNLFVAQENN; translated from the coding sequence ATGCCCCCTAACGCAACTTCCCCTGCGGACGACCGCTTTACGATTCACCGCCTCGCCGAAGGCGGGGACTCGAACGCCTTCGCCAGCGACGTTCGCGCCGGGCTCTCAGCAAAAGCGAAGTCGCTTTCGCCGAAATACTTTTACGACGAGCTCGGGTCGCGTCTGTTTGAAGCGATCTGCTTTCTGCCCGAGTATTACCTGACAAGAGCCGAGGGCGAGATTCTGCGGACCAGCGCCGGTGAAATAGTCGCGGCGGTTGACGGACCCGCTCGGCTTCTGGAGTTGGGCAGCGGCAGTGCCGAGAAGACCCGATACTTGATCGAAGCGTTGCTGGCAAAGCAGCCGGAGCTTCACTACTTGCCCGTAGACATTTCGGATTCAAGCCTCGAGATCGCAAGCCAGCGGCTGTTGCGTCTTTATCCGGGGCTTCGCATCACAGCCTTCGCCGCAGATTATTTCACCGCGCTGCAAGCATTGGCGAGGCGGGTGCCGGCGGACCCCAATGGCCGCACCGTCGCGGTGTTTCTGGGGTCAAACATCGGAAACTTTGGCCGCGACGAGTCGCGCGAATTTCTGCGCGCGGTCCGCAAGCTTCTCCGCCCGCAAGACGCGTTGTTGCTTGGCGCTGATTTGAAGAAATCGCCCGAGGTTCTCATACCGGCTTACGACGATGCGCTTGGCGTAACTGCCGCGTTCAATCTCAACTTGCTCGCGCGAATCAATCGCGAGCTCGAGGGAAACTTCGATGTAAAGAAGTTTCAGCACAGCGCCACCTACAACGACGAACTTGGGCGAATCGAGATACGCCTGGTAAGCCGCGAGCCGCAAATCGTCCGCATCCGGGCGATCGATCTCGAAGTAACCTTCGACAAGGGCGAGACGATCCGCACCGAGAACTCCTACAAGTTCGACCTGGAACTGCTCTCGGTCATCGCACGAGACACCGGGTTCTCGCTTGCGAAAACATGGTTCGACAGCGGCCGTCTGTTCAGCTTCAATCTGTTCGTCGCACAGGAAAATAACTAG
- a CDS encoding glycine betaine ABC transporter substrate-binding protein, giving the protein MSLLDFFIRNRSEVLQLTFEHLLLVLVATGAAAVVGVPVGIVLTRRTSLAKPVLAIANVLQTIPSLALFGFLIPVLGSYGIGRVPAIIALFLYSLLPIIRNTFTGINGVDPAVREAARGMGMTDWQMLTQVELPLAMNVIVAGVRVATVISIGTATIAAAIGAGGLGTYIFRGLRMNDNTLILAGAVPAALMALGADFALGWIERVLSPGTAAAAGRAKRLALATCAGLIAVVVVFSLSRGLFSSSERRVVVGSKDFTEQVILGELIAQTIEARTDLQVERRFELGGDLCHRGLLAGEIDTYVEYTGTAFTAILKHPPISDPVAVYNQVKHDYESRFNLEWLEPLGFNNTFAILVRGEDARRLNLKTISEAARYAPRWRAGFGQDFMSREDGYPGFARTYGLKFSEPPREMDLSLTYRALAGGQVDLIAGNSTDGVIDKLGLYQLEDDRRYFPPYEAAAVVRRETLERYPQLGEAINSLAGKITNEQMRKLNYAVDGEKRDVKEVVREFLAQL; this is encoded by the coding sequence ATGAGCTTACTGGACTTTTTCATTCGCAATCGCAGCGAGGTGCTGCAGCTCACCTTCGAGCACCTGCTGCTTGTCCTCGTCGCAACCGGCGCGGCGGCAGTAGTCGGTGTGCCCGTCGGCATCGTGTTGACTCGCCGAACGTCGCTTGCGAAGCCGGTGCTCGCCATTGCGAACGTGCTTCAAACTATTCCTAGCCTGGCGCTCTTCGGATTTCTGATACCGGTGCTGGGTTCTTACGGCATCGGGCGAGTGCCTGCAATCATAGCCTTGTTTCTCTATTCGCTGCTTCCAATAATCCGAAACACTTTCACCGGAATCAACGGAGTAGATCCGGCGGTGCGCGAAGCGGCGCGCGGGATGGGTATGACCGATTGGCAGATGCTGACCCAGGTCGAGCTTCCGCTTGCGATGAACGTGATCGTTGCCGGCGTGCGGGTGGCGACGGTGATTTCAATCGGAACGGCTACCATCGCGGCTGCAATAGGAGCCGGGGGCCTGGGCACCTACATCTTCCGCGGTCTGCGGATGAATGACAACACGCTGATACTTGCGGGCGCGGTCCCTGCCGCGCTAATGGCTCTGGGCGCCGATTTCGCGCTAGGCTGGATCGAGCGCGTGCTTTCCCCCGGAACTGCCGCCGCTGCCGGCAGAGCCAAAAGGTTGGCGCTGGCAACATGCGCCGGCCTGATCGCCGTCGTCGTGGTCTTCTCTTTGAGCAGAGGATTGTTTTCTTCGAGTGAGCGGCGCGTGGTGGTCGGATCGAAGGACTTCACTGAACAAGTAATCCTCGGCGAATTGATCGCCCAAACAATCGAAGCGAGGACCGATCTCCAAGTCGAGCGTCGATTCGAGCTGGGCGGCGATCTGTGCCATCGCGGGTTGCTTGCTGGAGAGATCGACACATACGTCGAATACACCGGCACGGCTTTCACGGCTATCCTGAAGCATCCGCCCATCAGCGATCCAGTTGCGGTGTACAATCAGGTCAAACACGACTACGAGTCACGCTTCAACCTGGAATGGCTCGAGCCGCTCGGTTTCAACAACACATTCGCGATTCTGGTTCGAGGCGAAGACGCTCGCCGATTGAACCTCAAGACGATCTCTGAAGCCGCGAGATATGCGCCGCGTTGGCGCGCGGGCTTCGGCCAGGATTTCATGTCACGAGAAGACGGCTATCCCGGTTTCGCTCGCACTTATGGATTGAAGTTTTCGGAGCCGCCGCGCGAGATGGACCTATCGCTCACCTATCGCGCGCTGGCTGGGGGCCAGGTTGATCTGATAGCCGGCAACTCAACGGACGGGGTGATCGATAAGCTCGGGCTTTATCAGCTCGAAGACGACAGGCGTTACTTCCCGCCCTACGAAGCGGCTGCGGTCGTTCGACGCGAAACGCTTGAGCGCTACCCGCAACTCGGAGAGGCGATCAACAGTTTGGCTGGAAAGATCACCAACGAGCAGATGCGCAAGCTGAACTATGCGGTTGACGGCGAGAAGCGCGATGTAAAAGAAGTGGTGCGTGAGTTCCTGGCGCAGTTGTAA
- the lptE gene encoding LPS assembly lipoprotein LptE, whose translation MFKPVVLALALGMIVDVCGYKQAGKGKSLPVNIKTIAVPVFQNSSLKYRVEQRFTHAVIDEILKRARALRVVNDQEDADAVLNGDIRGFRAVGSILDDRGRTRVWDVRIVVSIVVRDLKTHKIIFENPRMAFEGEYQLSDDPQSFFNEENPAVDRIAKDFAQTIVSTIMEGL comes from the coding sequence ATGTTCAAGCCGGTCGTTTTAGCTCTTGCGCTGGGTATGATTGTCGACGTGTGCGGCTACAAGCAGGCCGGCAAGGGCAAGAGCCTGCCAGTCAACATCAAGACGATTGCCGTCCCGGTCTTTCAGAACTCGAGCCTCAAGTATCGCGTCGAGCAGCGATTCACACACGCGGTGATCGACGAGATATTGAAGCGCGCCCGCGCCCTTCGCGTGGTCAACGACCAGGAGGATGCGGATGCCGTACTCAACGGTGACATTCGCGGTTTTCGAGCAGTGGGTTCGATCCTCGACGATCGCGGCCGCACTCGCGTGTGGGATGTTCGAATCGTCGTCAGCATCGTAGTACGCGACCTCAAGACTCACAAGATCATTTTCGAGAACCCTCGCATGGCTTTCGAGGGCGAGTACCAGCTTTCAGACGATCCACAATCGTTTTTCAACGAAGAGAATCCCGCAGTCGACCGCATCGCAAAGGATTTCGCGCAGACCATCGTCTCCACGATCATGGAAGGACTGTGA
- a CDS encoding ATP-binding cassette domain-containing protein — MKSSTEPAIQFRKVSLTIRDGKPLVEQLGFDVIRGETLVLLGRSGSGKTTTLKLINRLLEPTSGEVRVEGKPAIDWDPIELRRHIGYVIQDTGLFPHFTVERNVALVPRLKGWPEQKTNQRVRELLDLVGLDAEVFTHRYPRELSGGQRQRVGVARALAADPPIVLMDEPFGALDPLTRAELQREFAALTKRLNKTIVFVTHDIREAFTLASRIGLFKDGRLIELATPEQFAASTDPEAKAFNDSMK; from the coding sequence TTGAAGTCCTCAACCGAACCCGCCATTCAGTTTCGCAAAGTGAGCCTCACTATTCGCGACGGAAAGCCGCTTGTCGAGCAGTTGGGCTTCGACGTCATCCGAGGCGAGACCTTGGTGCTGCTGGGAAGAAGCGGCTCCGGAAAGACGACTACCCTGAAACTGATAAATCGCTTGCTCGAACCGACCAGCGGCGAGGTTCGAGTCGAAGGCAAGCCGGCCATCGACTGGGACCCGATCGAGCTCCGCCGGCATATCGGCTACGTCATTCAAGACACCGGGTTGTTTCCGCACTTCACCGTCGAGCGCAACGTTGCTCTGGTGCCCAGGCTGAAGGGCTGGCCGGAGCAGAAGACTAACCAGCGCGTCCGCGAGCTTCTTGACCTGGTGGGGCTCGATGCCGAGGTATTCACTCATCGCTATCCGCGCGAGTTGTCGGGCGGCCAGCGCCAACGCGTGGGCGTCGCGCGAGCACTGGCCGCGGATCCTCCGATCGTGCTGATGGATGAGCCGTTCGGCGCGCTCGATCCGCTTACACGTGCCGAGCTGCAGCGCGAGTTTGCGGCGCTTACGAAGAGACTCAACAAGACCATTGTGTTCGTGACGCACGACATCCGCGAAGCGTTTACGCTGGCGTCGCGAATTGGGTTGTTCAAGGACGGCCGCTTGATCGAGCTTGCAACACCCGAGCAGTTCGCGGCTTCGACTGATCCCGAAGCAAAGGCGTTCAACGATTCGATGAAGTGA
- a CDS encoding carboxypeptidase regulatory-like domain-containing protein, translating into MKRQTFLIAFALASLFNSAAFAQTNTLRGKVRSTSGVTVNNAIVELTVGGGGMIGQTVTRNDGDFAFSNLRAGEYEVAVTIAGYEPAVQVARFNNDDRMGFAAVMNIEVLIRAKKELVLPPPGTNFAQDVPRPARAAYERAVARLREGKSDEAVASFREAIASFNDYFDAHFALGAELFRTGKDKEALDALERARQINDRQDAVYYLFGLVMMRQGKFAVAEYAFREATQLNANSYASRFYHAYALIELAVRGSDAQQSAADLSAAEKELDRAWETSGKRLTAVYLQRARIHEQRGDKEAAARDLETYLKAEPDARNGAVIRAAITRLRSR; encoded by the coding sequence ATGAAGCGGCAAACATTCCTAATTGCATTCGCGCTCGCGTCGCTATTCAACTCGGCTGCTTTCGCGCAGACTAACACGCTTCGGGGCAAGGTTCGTTCGACCAGCGGCGTAACCGTCAACAACGCGATAGTGGAATTAACGGTTGGCGGGGGAGGAATGATCGGTCAGACGGTGACTCGCAACGATGGAGACTTCGCTTTTTCAAACCTGAGGGCTGGAGAATACGAGGTGGCGGTGACCATCGCGGGATACGAGCCGGCAGTTCAAGTGGCTCGCTTCAATAACGACGATCGGATGGGTTTCGCGGCGGTGATGAACATTGAAGTATTGATAAGAGCTAAGAAGGAACTTGTGCTCCCCCCTCCCGGAACAAATTTCGCCCAAGACGTTCCTAGGCCCGCACGCGCAGCTTACGAAAGAGCCGTGGCCCGGCTCCGCGAAGGCAAGTCCGATGAAGCAGTGGCCTCGTTTCGAGAAGCGATCGCCAGTTTCAATGACTACTTCGACGCGCACTTCGCGCTCGGCGCGGAACTGTTCCGCACCGGGAAAGACAAGGAAGCCCTCGATGCGCTCGAGCGCGCGCGCCAGATCAACGACCGTCAGGATGCCGTCTACTACCTGTTCGGTCTGGTGATGATGAGGCAAGGAAAGTTCGCGGTTGCCGAATACGCGTTCCGTGAAGCAACACAGCTCAACGCCAATAGCTACGCTTCCCGGTTTTATCACGCGTACGCCCTGATCGAGCTTGCGGTTCGAGGAAGCGACGCGCAACAGAGCGCGGCAGATCTAAGCGCAGCCGAGAAGGAACTGGATCGCGCGTGGGAGACAAGCGGGAAGCGGTTGACCGCTGTTTACCTGCAGCGCGCTCGGATACACGAACAACGGGGTGACAAAGAAGCTGCCGCGCGCGACCTTGAGACTTACTTGAAGGCAGAACCTGACGCCAGGAATGGCGCTGTCATCCGCGCGGCGATAACCAGACTCCGTAGTCGATAA
- a CDS encoding amidohydrolase family protein — MTKVHSIIVLLVLSAGSLAQTKETAPRPLVFTHVTIIDATGARAKPDMTVVVVGDRIASINSSKRVRVPENAQVVDATAKFLIPGLWDMHVHAFDKNLFSPLFIANGITGIRDMFSPLAAINQWRKEIKAGTLIGPQIVAAGPIVDGPKPVVPGSIAVSNAAEGVKAVNTVKQGGSDFVKVYSLLPRDAYFAIANEAKRQGMGFAGHVPDSITAAEASDARQKSIEHLTGVLLACSLKEDQVRQEAAERKLSGANRIITSYIRDQAAALDSFSEKKANALFARFVKNGTWMTPTLTVLRAIVLVGNADFRNDPRLNYIPGYLRNTMWGADAFGLKSRTSEDDANAKRVFQKLIEIVGAMKRAGVPIIAGTDTPNPYVFPGFSLHDELALLVKAGLTPMEALQAATRDAAIYLGLLDSLGTVEKGKLADLVLLDANPLADIGNTKKINAVIVGGKLIDRASLDGMLARVEAANKN; from the coding sequence GTGACAAAGGTTCACTCCATCATAGTTCTGCTCGTTCTGAGCGCCGGCAGCCTCGCGCAAACGAAGGAAACTGCGCCCAGGCCATTAGTCTTCACTCACGTGACTATCATCGACGCGACAGGGGCGCGGGCGAAGCCGGACATGACCGTCGTCGTTGTTGGCGATCGTATCGCCAGTATCAATTCAAGCAAGAGAGTTCGCGTTCCGGAAAACGCTCAGGTTGTGGACGCCACAGCAAAGTTCTTGATCCCCGGGCTGTGGGATATGCACGTCCACGCATTTGACAAGAATCTGTTCTCTCCCCTGTTCATCGCCAACGGAATCACTGGAATCCGCGATATGTTTAGCCCGCTTGCGGCGATCAACCAATGGCGGAAGGAAATCAAAGCCGGAACGCTCATCGGCCCGCAAATCGTCGCCGCCGGACCGATCGTCGATGGACCCAAGCCTGTGGTGCCCGGCTCGATCGCCGTGAGTAACGCAGCCGAAGGTGTCAAAGCCGTGAACACGGTCAAGCAAGGCGGCTCCGATTTCGTAAAAGTCTACAGCCTGCTTCCTCGCGATGCGTACTTCGCGATTGCCAACGAAGCGAAGCGTCAGGGCATGGGCTTCGCCGGGCACGTGCCTGATTCGATAACCGCAGCCGAAGCATCCGACGCAAGACAAAAGAGCATCGAGCACCTTACGGGTGTCTTGCTCGCGTGCTCATTAAAAGAAGACCAGGTTAGACAGGAAGCCGCCGAAAGAAAACTTTCAGGCGCTAATCGAATCATAACTTCCTACATTCGAGACCAGGCAGCAGCTCTGGACAGTTTCAGCGAGAAGAAGGCTAATGCGCTGTTTGCTCGCTTCGTCAAAAACGGTACGTGGATGACTCCGACACTCACAGTGCTTCGGGCCATCGTGCTTGTAGGCAACGCCGATTTCAGAAATGACCCGCGGCTCAATTACATTCCGGGTTACCTGAGAAATACGATGTGGGGAGCGGATGCCTTCGGGCTCAAGAGCCGAACTTCTGAAGATGATGCAAACGCGAAGCGAGTCTTTCAGAAACTCATCGAGATAGTCGGAGCCATGAAACGCGCTGGCGTTCCTATAATCGCAGGCACCGACACGCCCAATCCCTACGTGTTTCCCGGATTCAGTTTGCACGACGAGCTTGCTCTTCTTGTGAAAGCCGGACTGACGCCGATGGAGGCTTTGCAAGCTGCAACCCGCGACGCCGCCATCTATCTCGGTCTGCTCGATTCTCTCGGCACAGTGGAGAAAGGCAAGCTGGCCGATCTGGTATTGCTCGATGCGAATCCGCTGGCAGACATCGGCAATACCAAAAAGATCAATGCTGTTATCGTCGGCGGCAAGTTGATTGACAGAGCATCGCTCGATGGGATGCTCGCGAGAGTCGAAGCCGCGAACAAGAATTAG